In Streptomyces longhuiensis, the following proteins share a genomic window:
- a CDS encoding hydroxyacid dehydrogenase, which yields MSPQAAAAVFTPRSVAALAEVCDLAPLPVLDDLTTARAKHVLADTEVLVTGWGCPRLDADVLASAPHLKAVVHAAGSVRGHVSDACWDRGVEVSSAAAANALPVAEYTLAMILLHGKNVLERARDFRRTRERDNWLLTTQEVGNYRRTVGLLSASLIGRRVIELLRPFDFEVLLHDPYVTEAEAAELGVEWVELSELFTRSDLLSVHTPLLPATRGLVSRELLGSMRPGATLINTSRGAVVDQDALTDVVRAGRVGAVLDVTDPEVLPATHPLWDCPNAFITPHLAGSQGNEWERLADTAVGEVARWAAGDGFAHPVRRERLAFLA from the coding sequence ATGTCCCCCCAGGCCGCGGCGGCCGTCTTCACGCCGCGGTCCGTGGCCGCGCTCGCGGAGGTGTGCGACCTGGCGCCGCTGCCCGTCCTGGACGACCTGACGACCGCACGGGCCAAGCACGTCCTCGCCGACACCGAGGTCCTGGTCACCGGCTGGGGATGTCCGCGGCTCGACGCGGACGTACTGGCCTCGGCGCCGCACCTCAAGGCCGTGGTGCACGCGGCCGGTTCGGTGCGCGGGCATGTCTCCGACGCCTGCTGGGACCGGGGCGTCGAGGTGTCGTCGGCGGCCGCGGCCAACGCGCTGCCGGTCGCGGAGTACACCCTCGCGATGATCCTGCTGCACGGAAAGAACGTCCTGGAACGGGCCCGCGACTTCCGGCGGACCCGTGAGCGCGACAACTGGCTGCTGACCACGCAAGAGGTGGGCAACTACCGTCGCACGGTGGGCCTGCTGTCCGCGTCGCTGATCGGCCGCCGGGTGATCGAGCTGCTGCGGCCCTTCGACTTCGAGGTGCTGCTGCACGACCCGTACGTCACCGAGGCGGAGGCCGCCGAACTGGGCGTCGAGTGGGTGGAGCTGTCCGAACTCTTCACACGCAGCGACCTGTTGAGCGTGCACACCCCGCTGCTGCCGGCCACGCGCGGCCTGGTCAGCCGGGAGCTGCTGGGCTCCATGCGACCGGGAGCCACCCTCATCAACACCTCGCGCGGCGCCGTCGTCGACCAGGACGCGCTCACCGACGTGGTGCGCGCGGGCCGTGTCGGCGCGGTCCTCGACGTGACGGACCCCGAGGTCCTGCCCGCGACCCACCCGTTGTGGGACTGCCCGAACGCATTCATCACCCCCCACCTGGCGGGCTCCCAGGGCAACGAGTGGGAACGCCTCGCCGACACCGCCGTCGGCGAGGTGGCCAGGTGGGCCGCGGGCGACGGATTCGCCCATCCCGTACGACGCGAAAGGCTGGCGTTCCTCGCATGA
- a CDS encoding carbohydrate ABC transporter permease translates to MTTAELSRSTLLRPRLLGRTTVNVVVAISVLYTMLPALWLVLAAGKSRDALFSSNILSLKDFSFVQNVKDLFAMDGGLYSRWYGNSLLYAVLGAALGAMISVACGYAFDKYHFQHKEKLFGLVLAAVMVPQTVLALPLYLIASATGVVNTFWSVFIPVLFNPFGVYLGRIFAQGYVPDEVLEAARVDGAGELTTYVRVSLRMLGPGLITVFLFQLTAIWNNFFLPMVMLSNQKLYPVSLGLFQWNSQATVSPEYYPVVIMGSLLAVLPLVLAFIFLQRFWRSGLTAGAVK, encoded by the coding sequence ATGACCACTGCCGAGCTGAGCAGGTCCACCCTGCTGCGTCCCCGTCTGCTGGGCCGGACGACCGTCAACGTGGTCGTCGCCATCTCCGTCCTCTACACCATGCTGCCGGCGCTGTGGCTGGTCCTCGCCGCCGGCAAGTCCCGCGACGCGCTGTTCAGCAGCAACATCCTTTCCCTCAAGGACTTCTCGTTCGTCCAGAACGTCAAGGACCTGTTCGCGATGGACGGAGGCCTCTACAGCCGCTGGTACGGCAACAGCCTGCTGTACGCGGTGCTCGGCGCCGCGCTGGGCGCGATGATCAGCGTCGCCTGCGGCTACGCCTTCGACAAGTACCACTTCCAGCACAAGGAGAAGCTGTTCGGGCTCGTCCTGGCCGCGGTGATGGTGCCGCAGACGGTGCTCGCGCTGCCGCTGTACCTGATCGCATCGGCGACGGGCGTCGTGAACACGTTCTGGTCGGTGTTCATCCCGGTCCTGTTCAACCCGTTCGGCGTGTACCTGGGCCGGATCTTCGCCCAGGGATACGTGCCCGACGAGGTTCTGGAGGCGGCCCGCGTGGACGGCGCCGGTGAGCTGACGACGTACGTCCGCGTCTCGTTGCGGATGCTCGGCCCGGGCCTGATCACGGTCTTCCTGTTCCAGCTCACCGCGATCTGGAACAACTTCTTCCTGCCGATGGTGATGCTGTCCAACCAGAAGCTCTATCCCGTCAGCCTGGGCCTGTTCCAGTGGAACAGCCAGGCGACCGTCTCGCCCGAGTACTATCCGGTGGTGATCATGGGTTCGCTCCTGGCGGTCCTTCCTCTCGTCCTCGCGTTCATCTTCCTCCAGCGGTTCTGGCGGTCCGGTCTGACGGCGGGGGCGGTCAAGTGA
- a CDS encoding carbohydrate ABC transporter permease, translating to MTATTQVPATAAAPPREADSSRRKAQRAAGRRRGGAAGVLMAPFFVLLTLVFLIPVGTAVWLSFFSDDQPGLGFGPERTVFVGLRSYAAVLTDPSFLSGLGTVALYCLIYIPVMTIGSLALALLLDSGLVRLRSWAQLGLFLPHAVPGIIAALIWLYLYTPGISPIIDVLGKADITVNFLGLHTAIPSIVNIAVWSNLGYNMVVFYAALQAVPREVLEASVVDGAGPVRTALQVKAPLVRSSIVMVAMFTLIWALQLFTEPMLLRAGSQVVDARFSPSMYIYDAAFSRNNYSLAAAASVILLVITIAVSYGVTRWTNRVNSAEESAR from the coding sequence ATGACCGCGACAACCCAGGTCCCCGCCACGGCGGCGGCTCCCCCGCGGGAGGCGGACAGCTCCCGGCGCAAGGCGCAGCGTGCGGCGGGGCGCCGCCGGGGCGGCGCCGCGGGCGTCCTGATGGCCCCGTTCTTCGTGCTGCTCACGCTCGTCTTCCTGATCCCGGTCGGCACGGCCGTCTGGCTGAGCTTCTTCAGCGACGACCAGCCGGGCCTCGGCTTCGGCCCGGAGCGCACGGTCTTCGTCGGCCTGCGCTCGTACGCCGCGGTCCTCACGGACCCGTCGTTCCTGTCCGGCCTCGGCACGGTCGCGCTGTACTGCCTGATCTACATCCCGGTGATGACCATCGGCTCGCTGGCGCTGGCGCTGCTGCTCGACTCGGGCCTCGTACGGCTGCGTTCCTGGGCCCAGCTCGGCCTGTTCCTGCCGCACGCGGTGCCCGGCATCATCGCCGCGCTGATCTGGCTGTACCTCTACACCCCCGGCATCAGCCCGATCATCGACGTGCTCGGCAAGGCCGACATCACCGTCAACTTCCTGGGCCTGCACACCGCGATCCCGTCGATCGTGAACATCGCGGTGTGGAGCAACCTCGGCTACAACATGGTCGTCTTCTACGCGGCCCTGCAAGCGGTCCCCCGGGAGGTCCTGGAGGCGTCGGTGGTCGACGGGGCGGGTCCGGTGCGCACCGCGCTCCAGGTGAAGGCGCCGCTGGTGCGCTCCTCGATCGTCATGGTCGCGATGTTCACCCTGATCTGGGCGCTGCAGCTGTTCACGGAACCGATGCTGCTGCGCGCGGGCTCTCAGGTCGTCGATGCGCGGTTCTCGCCGAGCATGTACATCTACGACGCGGCGTTCAGCCGCAACAACTATTCGCTCGCGGCCGCCGCGTCGGTGATCCTCCTCGTCATCACCATCGCCGTCTCCTACGGCGTCACCCGCTGGACCAACCGCGTCAACTCGGCCGAGGAGAGCGCCCGATGA
- a CDS encoding ABC transporter substrate-binding protein — protein sequence MPGRQSRRSVLAAITALPLTGALSACSGNDSASQSTSKSGTKGKTTITFWSALRGSQEVVDAFNKTHDTIQVAFEQIPSGTSGGYLKLSNAARAGNAPDVATIEYPQVPGYAIDGVARDITDVISDKLKAKLLPQALGLTTFEGRTYSVPLDVEPMVLHYRKDLFDKYGFEVPTTWDEYTDLARAVRRTGGKRRVTFFSTDMGQFSGWCWGAGAHWFDTSKGAWNVSLADAPTRRVCQYWQRLIDEDLVYVNPPNSREADAQVGNSLVLTRHSGAWDAGAQMNARPQQKGLWRIAPQPQWDPAKPALGTQGGSTFAITKDSKHPEAAMEFIEWQVSHPDALKARLSSGASSQYPAATELIKVGRAAFDRSYYGGQDIYTLFETEAQKISDGWVWGPRMTATGQVMSDAFARAAAGSGTIESSMRAAQNGTMPDLKALGLKTTQHST from the coding sequence ATGCCTGGTCGACAGAGCCGTCGATCGGTGCTCGCCGCGATCACCGCGCTGCCCCTGACGGGCGCCCTGAGCGCCTGCAGCGGGAACGACAGCGCGTCGCAGAGCACCAGTAAGTCCGGTACCAAAGGCAAGACCACCATCACGTTCTGGTCCGCGCTGCGCGGCAGCCAGGAGGTGGTGGACGCGTTCAACAAGACGCACGACACCATCCAGGTCGCTTTCGAACAGATACCCTCCGGCACCTCCGGCGGATATCTCAAGCTCAGCAACGCGGCGCGCGCGGGCAACGCGCCCGACGTCGCCACCATCGAGTACCCGCAGGTCCCGGGCTACGCGATCGACGGTGTGGCCCGCGACATCACGGACGTGATCAGTGACAAGCTCAAGGCCAAGCTGCTGCCGCAGGCGCTCGGTCTGACGACGTTCGAGGGGCGCACATACAGCGTGCCCCTGGACGTCGAGCCGATGGTGCTGCACTACCGCAAGGACCTTTTCGACAAGTACGGCTTCGAGGTTCCCACCACGTGGGACGAGTACACCGACCTGGCACGCGCCGTCCGCCGCACCGGCGGCAAGCGCAGGGTGACCTTCTTCTCCACGGACATGGGCCAGTTCTCGGGCTGGTGCTGGGGAGCCGGCGCGCACTGGTTCGACACCTCGAAGGGCGCCTGGAACGTGTCGCTCGCCGACGCCCCCACGCGCCGCGTGTGCCAGTACTGGCAGCGGCTCATCGACGAGGACCTCGTCTACGTCAATCCCCCCAACAGCCGCGAGGCCGACGCCCAGGTCGGCAACAGCCTCGTCCTGACCCGGCACAGCGGCGCCTGGGACGCCGGTGCTCAGATGAATGCGCGCCCCCAGCAGAAGGGACTGTGGCGGATCGCCCCGCAGCCCCAGTGGGACCCGGCGAAGCCGGCGCTCGGGACCCAGGGCGGCTCGACGTTCGCCATCACCAAGGACAGCAAGCACCCCGAGGCCGCCATGGAGTTCATCGAGTGGCAGGTCTCGCACCCCGACGCCCTCAAGGCCCGTCTCTCCAGCGGCGCCAGCAGCCAGTACCCGGCCGCGACCGAGCTGATCAAGGTGGGGCGCGCGGCCTTCGACCGCTCGTATTACGGCGGGCAGGACATCTACACACTGTTCGAGACCGAGGCACAGAAGATCAGCGACGGCTGGGTCTGGGGACCCCGGATGACCGCGACCGGGCAGGTCATGTCGGACGCCTTCGCCCGGGCGGCGGCCGGCTCCGGAACGATCGAGTCCTCCATGCGCGCGGCCCAGAACGGCACGATGCCCGACCTCAAGGCCCTCGGCCTCAAGACCACCCAGCACTCCACATGA
- a CDS encoding substrate-binding domain-containing protein — translation MREPVDLRRQRILAVVQSRGATRVSDLAAELAVSVVTLRRDVEELAREGKLRRGHGVARPVLTETERAAAPVEPTADGGPVAVVVPERHSYLYEALHGARTAFEEAGIRIALHIAPAVAGAEQPIVEQALAAGARGLLIAPRWRSRATEEADYTWLARLPVPAVVMERRPRRGSALHSVDTVCTDHWYGIHLAVEHLTGLGHRRIVLAARDDSPTARALRAAFVEIAADHPHVDKWAVALSSPGAAPDPAAETAEKPIDLPSLLAELGATAAVLHGDVDALMLVQSLRDGGVRVPEDCSVIAYDDVVAGLGSTPLSAVSPPKAEVGRAAAELLLRRLGGQPPAFGDGPARRLELLPTLKVRGSTQAPDAADSQVSDAAGTSGTTSPSQ, via the coding sequence ATGCGTGAGCCGGTCGATCTCAGGCGGCAGCGGATTCTCGCCGTGGTGCAGTCGCGCGGGGCGACGCGGGTGAGCGATCTCGCCGCGGAGCTCGCCGTGTCGGTGGTGACCCTGCGGCGCGATGTCGAGGAACTCGCCAGGGAGGGCAAGCTGCGCCGTGGCCACGGCGTCGCCCGCCCGGTGCTGACCGAGACGGAACGGGCCGCCGCCCCCGTCGAACCGACGGCCGACGGCGGTCCGGTCGCGGTCGTCGTCCCCGAGCGCCACTCGTATCTGTACGAGGCGCTGCACGGCGCTCGGACCGCCTTCGAGGAAGCGGGGATCCGCATCGCGCTGCACATCGCTCCGGCCGTCGCGGGAGCCGAACAGCCCATCGTGGAACAGGCGTTGGCGGCGGGCGCCCGCGGACTGCTCATCGCCCCGCGCTGGCGCAGCCGGGCCACGGAGGAGGCCGACTACACCTGGCTGGCGCGCCTGCCGGTGCCCGCGGTCGTGATGGAGCGCAGGCCCCGGCGCGGCAGCGCGCTGCACTCCGTGGACACGGTCTGCACCGATCACTGGTACGGCATCCATCTCGCCGTCGAACACCTCACCGGACTCGGCCACCGGCGCATCGTGCTCGCCGCGAGGGACGACAGCCCCACCGCCCGTGCCCTGCGTGCGGCGTTCGTCGAGATCGCCGCGGACCATCCGCACGTGGACAAGTGGGCGGTGGCGCTCAGCTCGCCCGGGGCGGCCCCCGACCCGGCGGCGGAGACGGCGGAGAAGCCGATTGACCTCCCGTCGCTGTTGGCCGAGTTGGGGGCTACGGCGGCCGTGCTGCACGGTGATGTGGACGCGCTCATGCTGGTGCAGTCGCTGCGCGACGGCGGGGTGCGGGTTCCGGAGGACTGTTCCGTGATCGCGTACGACGACGTGGTGGCGGGTCTCGGCAGCACCCCGCTCTCGGCCGTCTCGCCGCCGAAGGCCGAGGTGGGCCGGGCTGCGGCGGAGTTGCTCCTTCGGCGGCTCGGCGGACAGCCACCGGCCTTCGGGGACGGGCCGGCGCGGCGCCTGGAGCTGCTGCCCACGTTGAAGGTGCGCGGTTCGACACAGGCCCCGGACGCCGCGGATTCGCAGGTGTCCGACGCCGCAGGAACCTCCGGCACAACTTCCCCTTCACAATGA
- a CDS encoding LysR family transcriptional regulator: MEMRQLRHFMAVVAEGTFTAAARSELIVQSALSTSIRNLERELGADLFDRTGRRVVLTEAGRALLPQARALLAGADAARDAVAAVAGLTTGRVSIGTIQTLTCVDLPGELALFHRRLPGIQVSVRDAPVDELYAGLRAGELDLAYLAPDAAELPDGLVEFASWREELVLVTAPGHPLARAGRTLIRDLAHESFVDFRAGTGLETAVRRLAAHCGLDRRITCDVTQIGMLVALVRAGIGVAFVPRRIGEDAGLPCVRIRQPEPGRTVVLTGRGPRPRNPAAAALMDHLTRGEDPSPPATRRQAK; encoded by the coding sequence ATGGAGATGCGTCAGCTCCGTCACTTCATGGCGGTCGTCGCCGAGGGCACCTTCACGGCTGCCGCCCGGTCCGAACTCATCGTGCAGTCGGCGCTCAGTACGTCGATCCGCAATCTGGAACGCGAATTGGGGGCCGATCTCTTCGACCGCACCGGCCGCCGCGTCGTGCTCACCGAGGCCGGTCGTGCCCTGCTGCCGCAGGCCAGGGCCCTGCTGGCGGGAGCCGACGCGGCGCGCGACGCGGTGGCGGCGGTGGCGGGTCTGACCACCGGGCGTGTGTCCATCGGGACGATCCAGACCCTCACCTGCGTGGACCTGCCCGGCGAGCTGGCACTGTTCCACCGGCGTCTGCCCGGCATCCAGGTGTCGGTACGCGACGCACCGGTCGACGAACTGTACGCAGGGCTGCGGGCCGGTGAGCTGGATCTCGCCTACCTCGCCCCGGACGCGGCCGAACTGCCCGACGGGCTCGTGGAGTTCGCCTCCTGGCGCGAGGAGCTGGTACTCGTCACCGCGCCCGGACACCCCCTCGCGCGAGCGGGCCGCACGCTGATCCGGGACCTCGCACACGAGTCCTTCGTCGACTTCCGCGCCGGTACGGGCCTGGAGACCGCGGTACGCAGGCTGGCCGCGCACTGCGGTCTCGATCGCCGGATCACCTGCGACGTGACCCAGATCGGCATGCTCGTGGCCCTGGTCCGGGCCGGCATCGGGGTCGCGTTCGTGCCCCGGCGCATCGGCGAGGACGCGGGCCTGCCCTGTGTCCGGATCCGCCAGCCGGAGCCGGGCCGCACGGTCGTGCTCACCGGTCGTGGGCCGCGCCCGCGCAACCCGGCCGCCGCGGCCCTGATGGACCACCTCACCCGCGGCGAGGACCCGAGCCCACCGGCCACGCGCCGGCAAGCGAAATAG
- a CDS encoding PucR family transcriptional regulator, with product MAEHKEHRTGRVDRQRVTVADLLSYPALQLRLVAGAAGLSRSVSWAHVSELDDPTPWLLGAEMIMTTGLAMPRSAAGQRAYLERLDDAGVAALAVSAQLHMPPLRQAFHAAAEERGMPVLEVPLAVPFIAVAQEVAAAVQEDARHRLGAQLQVFGALRWLTSENLDTAELFSRLENLSGYAIYLCTRQGRPLLPGVPAPDPSLLPRSADAPPTIPGGFALPVPSPGGPAGFLIAMAHDGARPAGLAVVQHIATVAALQLAMVRTERETLRREGTEILAELLQDALDPAVAKRHLLRHSIKGEAALAVVRGVTQQAVLEALHDEPCLLLNRGDDRYLFGSPRLGDTIAALPGVTAGMSRPVRPGASLRVARREALWAASHAAASGRPLVRYADDATGRWLPDDPAALTALVDHVLGDALRYDGSHGSRLLPSVRTWMERDRRTDEAATALHIHPNTLSYRLRRFSELTGRDLTTTASFAEVWLAIRAAGQLGLLD from the coding sequence GTGGCTGAGCACAAAGAACACCGCACCGGCCGGGTGGACCGCCAGCGGGTGACCGTCGCGGACCTGCTGTCCTACCCCGCGTTGCAGTTGCGCCTGGTCGCGGGCGCGGCGGGCCTGTCCCGCTCGGTGTCGTGGGCGCATGTCAGCGAGCTGGACGACCCCACGCCCTGGCTCCTGGGCGCCGAAATGATCATGACGACGGGTCTCGCGATGCCGCGCTCGGCCGCCGGGCAGCGGGCCTACCTGGAACGGCTCGACGACGCAGGGGTGGCCGCCCTGGCCGTCTCCGCCCAGCTGCACATGCCTCCCCTGCGCCAGGCGTTCCACGCCGCGGCCGAGGAGCGCGGCATGCCGGTCCTGGAAGTACCGCTCGCCGTCCCCTTCATCGCGGTCGCGCAGGAGGTCGCGGCCGCGGTCCAGGAGGACGCCCGCCACCGGCTCGGCGCCCAGCTCCAGGTCTTCGGCGCCTTGCGCTGGCTCACCTCGGAGAACCTGGACACGGCCGAACTCTTCAGCCGCCTGGAGAACCTCTCCGGATACGCCATCTACCTGTGCACCCGGCAGGGCCGGCCCCTGCTGCCCGGCGTGCCCGCGCCGGACCCGTCCCTGCTGCCCCGCTCGGCGGACGCCCCGCCGACGATCCCCGGCGGATTCGCTCTCCCCGTACCCTCACCCGGCGGACCCGCCGGTTTCCTCATCGCCATGGCCCACGACGGCGCGCGCCCGGCGGGCCTCGCCGTCGTGCAGCACATCGCCACCGTGGCCGCGCTCCAGCTCGCCATGGTCCGCACCGAACGCGAGACGCTGCGCCGCGAAGGCACCGAGATCCTGGCGGAGCTGCTGCAGGACGCGCTCGATCCGGCCGTCGCGAAGCGCCATCTGCTGCGCCACTCGATCAAGGGCGAGGCCGCCCTTGCGGTGGTCAGGGGCGTGACGCAGCAGGCCGTGCTGGAAGCCCTCCACGACGAGCCCTGCCTGCTCCTCAACCGGGGCGACGACCGCTACCTCTTCGGCTCACCCCGCCTCGGCGACACGATCGCCGCTCTGCCGGGGGTGACGGCCGGCATGAGCCGCCCCGTCCGGCCCGGGGCCTCGTTGCGGGTCGCCCGGCGCGAAGCCCTGTGGGCCGCCTCCCACGCCGCGGCATCCGGCCGCCCCCTCGTCCGCTACGCCGACGACGCCACCGGCCGCTGGCTGCCCGACGACCCCGCCGCCCTCACCGCGCTCGTCGATCACGTGCTGGGCGACGCGCTGCGCTACGACGGCAGCCACGGCTCCCGGCTGCTCCCGTCGGTGCGTACGTGGATGGAGCGCGACCGGCGCACCGACGAGGCCGCGACCGCGCTTCACATCCACCCCAACACGCTCTCCTATCGCCTGCGCCGCTTCAGTGAGCTGACGGGCCGCGATCTGACGACCACGGCGTCCTTCGCCGAGGTGTGGCTCGCGATCCGGGCGGCCGGGCAGCTGGGGCTTCTGGACTGA
- a CDS encoding purine-cytosine permease family protein, translating to MSDSPALTEVEQYGVERIPDSDRSAKPLDLFRVAFGGANTFATCVLGAFPILFGLSFWQGLAATVLGLVAGALILAPLAVFGPRNGTNNAVSSSAHLGVHGRIVGSFLSLLTAVAFFSISVWSSGDALVGGAHRLMGVPQNDGVFALAYGVFALLVLTVCVYGFRFMLFVNKIAVVAASTLFVLGFFAFAGDFDPGYQGSFSSASSAGFWPAFIGSALIVLSNPVSFGAFLGDWARYIPAQASSRRVVTAAFASQIATILPFFFGLATASIIAEKAAKYMDPSASNYVGGLLAIAPGWYFLPVCLLALIGGMSTGTTSLYGTGLDFSSVFTRFSRVQATLFVGVLSIGFIFVGRFAANLSQSISTFATLIITCTAPWMVIMMLGWLTRRGWYDPDSLQVFNRRQKGGRYWFTHGWNWRGMGAWLTSAVLALMFVNLPGQFVGPLGDLAGGVDLSLLVGLGVAALLYLALLWLFPEPREVYGPQGPRLVRASNTPVPPITDDVPAPVAAGRA from the coding sequence ATGAGTGATTCCCCGGCTCTGACGGAGGTGGAGCAGTACGGCGTCGAACGCATCCCTGACTCGGACCGCTCCGCCAAGCCCCTGGACCTGTTCCGGGTCGCGTTCGGTGGTGCCAACACCTTCGCCACCTGCGTGCTGGGCGCCTTCCCCATCCTGTTCGGCCTCTCGTTCTGGCAGGGCCTCGCGGCGACCGTGCTCGGCCTCGTGGCCGGTGCGCTGATCCTGGCGCCGCTCGCGGTGTTCGGTCCGCGCAACGGCACCAACAACGCCGTGTCGTCCTCGGCCCACCTGGGTGTGCACGGCCGGATCGTCGGCTCGTTCCTCTCGCTGCTCACCGCCGTCGCGTTCTTCTCGATCTCCGTGTGGTCCTCCGGGGACGCCCTGGTCGGCGGCGCGCACCGGCTGATGGGCGTGCCCCAGAACGACGGCGTGTTCGCGCTGGCGTACGGCGTGTTCGCGCTGCTCGTGCTGACGGTGTGCGTGTACGGCTTCCGGTTCATGCTGTTCGTGAACAAGATCGCCGTCGTGGCGGCGTCGACGCTGTTCGTCCTCGGCTTCTTCGCCTTCGCCGGTGACTTCGACCCGGGCTACCAGGGGTCGTTCTCGTCCGCCTCGTCCGCCGGGTTCTGGCCCGCCTTCATCGGCTCGGCCCTGATCGTGCTGTCCAATCCGGTGTCGTTCGGTGCCTTCCTCGGCGACTGGGCCCGCTACATTCCGGCACAGGCGTCGAGCCGCCGCGTCGTCACCGCCGCGTTCGCCTCGCAGATCGCGACCATCCTGCCCTTCTTCTTCGGGCTCGCCACCGCCTCGATCATCGCGGAGAAGGCGGCCAAGTACATGGACCCGAGCGCGTCGAACTACGTCGGAGGGCTCCTCGCGATCGCGCCCGGCTGGTACTTCCTGCCCGTGTGTCTGCTCGCGCTGATCGGCGGCATGTCCACCGGCACCACCTCGCTCTACGGCACCGGTCTCGACTTCTCCAGCGTGTTCACCCGCTTCAGCCGTGTGCAGGCGACGCTGTTCGTCGGTGTGCTGTCGATCGGATTCATCTTCGTCGGGCGCTTCGCGGCCAACCTGTCCCAGTCCATCTCGACGTTCGCGACGCTGATCATCACGTGCACCGCCCCCTGGATGGTGATCATGATGCTCGGCTGGCTGACCCGCCGCGGCTGGTACGACCCCGACTCGCTCCAGGTCTTCAACCGGCGCCAGAAGGGCGGCCGTTACTGGTTCACCCACGGCTGGAACTGGCGCGGCATGGGCGCGTGGCTGACCTCCGCCGTTCTCGCCCTGATGTTCGTGAACCTGCCCGGCCAGTTCGTCGGCCCCCTCGGCGACCTAGCCGGCGGTGTGGACCTCTCGCTCCTGGTCGGCCTCGGTGTCGCCGCCCTCCTGTACCTGGCCCTGCTGTGGCTCTTCCCCGAGCCGCGCGAGGTCTACGGGCCCCAGGGGCCGCGTCTGGTCCGCGCCTCGAACACGCCCGTCCCGCCGATCACCGACGACGTCCCCGCGCCCGTCGCCGCGGGAAGGGCGTGA
- a CDS encoding cyclase family protein: MRLVDLSVELATGMPVYPGDPRVTLTPALSVAADGVNVLHLDMGSQSGTHVDAPFHIDDSLPTLDQLPLDRFVGEAVVVDARGVRPRSPLGPDLFEGRIRAGAIVLVATGWSAHWGTEDYFTHPYLTREAAELLVAGGVRTVGIDALSVDPTPAEEFPAHQILCGAHAVIAENLTGLGPLADAQSAGEPIEVSLLPMKLPAADGAPVRAVARIG, encoded by the coding sequence ATGCGCCTCGTGGACCTCTCCGTCGAGCTCGCGACCGGCATGCCGGTCTACCCCGGCGACCCCCGCGTCACCCTCACCCCCGCCCTGAGCGTCGCGGCGGACGGTGTGAACGTCCTGCACCTGGACATGGGGTCCCAGTCCGGTACGCACGTCGACGCGCCGTTCCACATCGACGACTCGCTGCCCACCCTCGACCAGCTGCCGCTGGACCGTTTCGTGGGAGAGGCCGTCGTCGTCGACGCCCGCGGCGTGCGCCCGCGCTCACCGCTCGGGCCGGACCTCTTCGAGGGCCGGATCCGGGCCGGGGCGATCGTCCTCGTCGCCACCGGCTGGTCGGCGCACTGGGGCACCGAGGACTACTTCACCCACCCCTACCTGACCCGGGAGGCGGCCGAACTCCTGGTCGCCGGGGGAGTGCGTACGGTCGGCATCGACGCGCTGAGCGTGGATCCCACCCCCGCCGAGGAGTTCCCCGCCCACCAGATTCTGTGTGGGGCGCACGCCGTGATCGCCGAGAACCTGACCGGACTCGGCCCTCTGGCCGACGCACAGTCGGCGGGCGAGCCCATCGAGGTCTCGCTGCTGCCGATGAAACTGCCCGCCGCCGACGGCGCACCCGTACGCGCCGTCGCCCGCATCGGCTGA
- a CDS encoding YybH family protein has protein sequence MTDEVLKAADALVSAFGEGRLDDYFDAFTPDATFVFHTTSERVASTADYRALWSRWVAEDGFRIVRCASTDQLVQPFGDTAVFSHRVETTVATTAGEETLRERETIVFARQDSGRWLAVHEHLSPAPEA, from the coding sequence ATGACCGACGAGGTACTGAAGGCCGCCGACGCCCTGGTGTCCGCGTTCGGCGAAGGCCGTCTCGACGACTACTTCGACGCGTTCACGCCTGACGCGACGTTCGTCTTCCACACCACGTCCGAACGCGTCGCGTCCACCGCCGACTACCGCGCCCTGTGGAGCCGCTGGGTCGCCGAGGACGGGTTCCGGATCGTGCGCTGCGCATCCACCGACCAGCTGGTGCAGCCCTTCGGCGACACCGCCGTCTTCAGCCACCGGGTCGAGACCACGGTGGCCACGACGGCCGGCGAGGAGACGCTCCGCGAACGCGAGACGATCGTGTTCGCCCGCCAGGACTCCGGCCGCTGGCTCGCCGTCCACGAGCATCTCTCACCGGCGCCCGAAGCCTGA